Part of the Nothobranchius furzeri strain GRZ-AD chromosome 2, NfurGRZ-RIMD1, whole genome shotgun sequence genome, acaaatccctccttctccattcgcacactatttccaacttcattgctctgaaaataaacataattctccattgatctgtgaataattaaccatgaaatgtgttggaatcatcaggtaatgttgtacctgtacgagttggacatcaataactttgtttcttttgagatccatcatggtgtaactgccatatttggctgagtgtccttcaagaaatgcaagttattacttaatttacatttgatagcaaaggaataaaataaataaatttaaaagtattcaccaggtgaatcagctcgcatgtcaccaccaagagtcacaggtccagattcagtagcctcctggatgatatcagcttgctctagctgccactgccagctcactgttggaattaacagctttgcctgatgtcgaaagaatgtctgcttggacagtccctgcacattgaaggcacccaggaactaaaatatgaaaagttacgtcatgaaatgagagatgcacagaccttttcaaaactaacctaaacatttttggcctataccttagaaatctggctaaatgatgagccagactttctggaagatgaatttccatcatggtctctgtgtcacaagacacacagcggctgggagctctaaactgggtggctatataaaaacaaagaaaaagcacatttataaatgtttaaaagagcataaaatcacgtgtaacaataatctgtaaaacaaattaaaactagaaggtaataataaaatgtttacatggacaattattaaaaataattcacctttgctacaggtaaggcttcacgtcaggctggacaaatgcattcttgcagctaaattagTCTGACAgtcaatgtcttgggtagatttagcctggggaaaaaatagaagcacattgttgttggagtttataaagtcagataatatacaaaagaaactgtcagatataggcgatttataacattcctagtgtgtgatcgttattataacgtaaaagtcagtcacatatgatgtggagagcctgaaatgcgacctcctgaacagaattccttacagaaccgggtcacgctgtgctggatttcacactctaatgatgtctgtcaactagtgctgtgttagttagagtcactgttgcagaatcgactgacacaaaaacaacccgaattttctccgagcctgacagtaatagtcatgtggaccgtttcgtcggccagggcttcgagatatgttccgattcaccGCTGATTCTaaacttacatcccgttccacattttgtgattagcccgaaggcagtgcagacctaagtgaaccacgtctctcaaactttgcatttaggtagggaattgagctgcagtatttctgcggtcaggtctctctacgagtccgagagctccacaagcggtcagccccgtccgagagctccacgaggggtcagccccgtccgagagctccacgagcggtcagcccgcgcagcagctagtagtCGCTGCATCGGCCAGACATGCACTGGGCTGACcgccggggagaaccgggtggaagaatgaaacacagaagtgtccctccaagagctccgtcatatttcaacccattttttatgttaaatgcactgggttttacccttttacccatcgacatatgccctattaattattttaccgtattttacttctaaatttcatggttaaacagtacatgctacatgttaaaatgatagttagctaactacttcgataaactcagctagtttaaaggcggcagtgacctaaaatacatacatataatttaacttaccgaaaaaaatgacgtggagactccttggacgctctattagtgcaattaataccacagcaagtcattttgtccaacaattgcacaaataatatccaaaacagaatacacaaacacagagactcaaaatcccgaaacagtttccaggccagaccgaggctctactgaggcctttccacggagctagctctgtggtcacgtgtgtctgaggcggcggtcacgtgtgtcggatgctcattaattatacaaaattttaggctttcaatacacttaaacagaagagtgagaaaacaattcacccccctcagagttgtcatgagtgtaaactagatcatttaaacaaaaaacatgttttggtaccaggctgtaaacatgtttatttctgctgtgaaattggtatttttaacatgggattcaatgaggatttgctcgcttctgacaccagcccccagcggatgagggtggaactgcaatttttgatacttccgggttgagaccattttctgagccgcattgtgggggcttggttgtaacaagtggttatttcagtcaaagttgctcttctctcAGCTTGAATCaggcggcccattctcctctgacctctagcatcaacaagacatttggcccacaggactgccgcatactggatgtttttcccttttcacaccattctttgtaaaccctagaaatggttgtgggtgaaaatcccagtaactgagcagattgtgaaatcctcagaccggcccgtcttgcaccaacaaccatgccacgctcaaaatagcttaaatcacctttctttcccattctgaccttcagtttggagttcaggagatggtcttgaccaggaccacgcccctaaatgcattgatgcaactgccatgtgattggttgattagataattgcattaagaagAAGTTGAACAAGTGTTCTttgtaatcctttaggtgagagtAAGTGTGAATGTGAAGTTCCATCGATCGGTAATTCACATCGtgcttctgtgtttcctacagatgttcaacagctggtgctggttaaagaagaagctcctgaggaGCAGAGTGCAGGTGTGGACCAGAAAGACCCAGAACACATCCACATGAAGGAGGAACAAGAGGAAAattggaccagtctggagggagagcaacTCCGTTTGGAGGAAAAaactgatgctgccaggttttCATTCACATTGGCTTCTATAaaaagtgaggatgatgaagagaaacctatgttctcacagcttcatcagcagcaagtagaagacaaagaagttccaaccagcagctcagctgaccagatgacagcagaaactggtggaagagcagaaactagcaggaaccaagatctgaaccctcatgaacagacatctgattcttcagaaacTGAAATGAGTggagaggatgaagaggaggatgatgtgaatctagactctgagctgtcagactctgggtctgaaactggagaagaAGTCAGTGACTGGAATGAAAGCAGGTCTTCTGATTCACATGTTAGGACTGTCAACAAGTCctttagctgccctgagtgtggtGAACAATTTGTCCACAAgaggtctctccagaaacatgtgagagtgtCAGGTCATTCAGCAATAAGGTCTTCAAGTTGTTTGGTCaaaaagaaatgtgttagagtgaagcaaaatGTAGACTCATGCAAGAAAGTCCagaaaaaactaaaatcatttagttgtggtgACTGTGGTAAAAGGTTTAGTTCAATGTTTCATTTAAGTGttcacacgagagtccacactggagaaaaaccttttgcctgtaagctctgtgaaaaaagatttagcaCTAAGACAgctttaaacattcacatgagagtccacacaggagaaaaaccttttgcctgtgagctctgtgaaaaaagatttagcagtaaggcacatttaaacagtcatatgagaatccacacaggagaaaaaccttttgcttgtgagctctgtggtaaaaaATTTGCCCACAAGGCAGCTTTAATCTTTCACATAAGAGTACatacaggagaaaaaccttttgcctgtgagctctgtaaaaaaagatttagccgaaaggcaactttaaacagtcacaaaagagtccacacaggagaaaaaccttttgcctgtgagctctgtgatcaAAGATTTGGTCACCCAAAAAATTTAAacgttcacatgagagtccacacaggacagaagccttttgcttgtgagctctgtggtcgaaGTTTTAGCCAAAAGGgagctttaaacagtcacatgatagcccacacaggagaaaaaccttttgtctgtgagacctgtggtcaaagatttgACTATAAAGCGGTTCTAAATAATCAtctaagagtccacacaggagaaaaaccttttgtctgtgagaccTGTGGTCGAAGATTTGCCCATAAACAAACCTTagacattcacatgagagtccacacaggagataaaccttttgcctgtgagctctgtgaaaaaagattcAGCAGTAAGACGGCTTTAAACAgtcatatgagagtccacacagggcagaagccatttgcctgtgagctctgtgaaaaaagatttagcaGTAAGACAGCTTTAAACTGTCAtataagagtccacacaggagaaaaaccttttgcctgtgagctctgtgatcaAAGATTTGGTCACCAAAAAAGTTTAAACGTTCACATTAGAGTCCAcaaaggacagaagccttttacttgtgagctctgtggtcaaagtTTTAGCCAAAAGGgagctttaaacagtcacatgagagtccacacaggacaaaagccttttgcttgtgagctctgtggtaaaagTTTTAGCCAAAAGGgagctttaaacagtcacatgagagtccacacaggagataaaccttttgcctgtgagctctgtggtaaaagATTTGGTCACCAAAAGAGTTTCAAcattcacatgagaatccacacaggacagaagccttttgtttgtgagctctgcGGTCGAAGTTTTAGCCAAAAGGgagctttaaacagtcacatgaaagtccacacaggagaaaaaccttttgcctgtgagacctgtggtcaaagatttagagACGAGACAGAGTTAAACTGTCACATTAAGAGTTCACACACGACATAATGAATTCTTTTGAAAGTGTGACGGAAAAAAGTCCAATCTGTGAGAGCAGGGGAGTgggagattatatatatatatatatatatatatatatatatatatatatatatatatatatatatatatatatatatatatatatatatataaatatattattatattatatattattatataatataatatatattgagttttccaatcaaaactcaaaacacacatgtttaaatctgtctacaacctctgattttattgaactgtttctctctttgttttttcttgtttgggttttatttttgttttattgtattttattacgtgttttctgtaaagtgaccttgggtgtcctgaaaggcgctttatatatatatatatatacacacacacgcagataTATGTGTGTGTAGTTCATTGATTGATTAAAacgtttatttcaaaataagacaaaaTGTTCTGTAAAAATCAATGAACATAGTAGGAAAGAAAATATATACCAACAAAAAATAAGTCTTTCTCCAAAGGGGGTAAGAAGCGAGTGCTTATTCAATCCCACCTCCTTGTCTCACATTACTAATTTACTTTACAATTtaccatctatacatacatattaatatatatatgcaGCTACTAATGAGAGCATTTTGCATTAACATTTTATGGTACTAgtgatagtaataataatgacaataacaTAAACAGCAGcaaaataataatgacaatatcaTAGTTTCCAGAACCTCAGAGAACCTCATTTTCATATCCATTATCATTTTTTATGCAGTGATTTAAATTTGTTGATATTTGGACACTGTTTGAGTATTTCCTGCAGCCCATTCCACAGTTTCACACCACATACTGATACACAGAAACTCCTTTTAGTGGATCTTACCCTAGGCATTTTAAAATTTTTAGTCCTTCATAAATGATGTCCCTCATCACTCTGGTTGAAGAGCTTTTGAATATTAGGTGGTAATAAGTGCTTACTAGCTTTAAATATGATTTGAGCTGTTTGATAATGAACCAGGTCTTGAAGTTTAATGTATTTtgactgtaaaaacaaagaatttgTATGACCCAGTTACCCAACTTTAAGAATGACAAATTTTACCCTCTTTTGCAATACTGATAGTGGGTGTAGTGCATTTTTATAATTGTTTCCCCAAAGCTCTATACAGTAAGTGAAATATGGCAGAACTAATGAACAATACAGAATATGGAGTGATTACAGTCCAGCAGttgcttcattttatttataattgcAATGCTTTTTGCTGCTTTGGTTTGTATGTGTCTAATGTAGGGCTTCCAACTGAGTTTGTTATCCAGTATCACACCCAAAAATTTGATTTCATTAACATTCTCCATTTTTGTCATCATCAATCTTTatacttctgttttgtttttataattgcCAAATGTCATTACCTTAGTTTTTTCTGtattcaatgataatttattattattcatacatttttttaGTTAACTTAATtctttattaataatattaattattTCATTGAGATCATTTCCAGCGTAGAAcaaatttgtatcatcagcaattaAGATCATCTTCAGAGTTTTGCAGACTTgaaaaatgtcatttatatatatattaaatagaGCAGGTCCTAATACTGACCCCTGGGGGACACCACAGGCAATCCCCATACTTTCAGAAGTGACAGCATCCATTTTCACAAATTGTTGTCTCAGATAAATAATTGGTGATCCAGTCCAGTGCCATTCCCCTAATGCCGTACTGTTGAAGCTTGTTTATGAGAACTGGGTGATTTATTGTATCAAAAGCTTTCCTAAAATCTATAAATACTCCAATAGCATATTTACCTTTTATCTAATGTACTAATAATTTCATCGGTTGCTTCCATCATTGAAAGAgctgttgtcctcttttctcggaATCCGTACTGACTATGGTTTAGTATTTTGTGTTAATTTAAAAAGTTTTCTAGTCTGCTATTAAACAGTTTTTCCAggatt contains:
- the LOC107373522 gene encoding zinc finger protein 271-like, yielding MDTDVQQLVLVKEEAPEEQSAGVDQKDPEHIHMKEEQEENWTSLEGEQLRLEEKTDAARFSFTLASIKSEDDEEKPMFSQLHQQQVEDKEVPTSSSADQMTAETGGRAETSRNQDLNPHEQTSDSSETEMSGEDEEEDDVNLDSELSDSGSETGEEVSDWNESRSSDSHVRTVNKSFSCPECGEQFVHKRSLQKHVRVSGHSAIRSSSCLVKKKCVRVKQNVDSCKKVQKKLKSFSCGDCGKRFSSMFHLSVHTRVHTGEKPFACKLCEKRFSTKTALNIHMRVHTGEKPFACELCEKRFSSKAHLNSHMRIHTGEKPFACELCGKKFAHKAALIFHIRVHTGEKPFACELCKKRFSRKATLNSHKRVHTGEKPFACELCDQRFGHPKNLNVHMRVHTGQKPFACELCGRSFSQKGALNSHMIAHTGEKPFVCETCGQRFDYKAVLNNHLRVHTGEKPFVCETCGRRFAHKQTLDIHMRVHTGDKPFACELCEKRFSSKTALNSHMRVHTGQKPFACELCEKRFSSKTALNCHIRVHTGEKPFACELCDQRFGHQKSLNVHIRVHKGQKPFTCELCGQSFSQKGALNSHMRVHTGQKPFACELCGKSFSQKGALNSHMRVHTGDKPFACELCGKRFGHQKSFNIHMRIHTGQKPFVCELCGRSFSQKGALNSHMKVHTGEKPFACETCGQRFRDETELNCHIKSSHTT